The Aphanothece sacrum FPU1 nucleotide sequence AAGGAATTGTCGGCGAAGTTGTTAGCGTTTGTGGGACGGCTGATCATATCTGAGTCCTGTCAGGTTTAGGGAGCCTATATTCTCAGAGTACCCACTTAGCTTAAGAAAATTATAGATGGTTTAGAGATTTTTTGCTGACCATCAATTTTCCAGACGATAACCGAATTCGGCTAATCTTAAGTTTGATTGTCGCCATTTGGGTTCTACTTTGACAAAGAGTTCTAAATAAACTTCTCCGGTAATTAGTTTTTGAATTTGCTCTCGTGCTGTTATTCCAATCTCTTTGAGCATACTTCCTTTTTTACCAATAATAATAGCTTTTTGGGATTCTCTTTCTACGTTAATGGCCGCAAACACTTTGGTGATTTTGGGGGTTTCTTCCACTTTTTCTATGACGACTGCTACAGAATGGGGGACTTCTTGACGGGTCACTTTTAAGATTTGTTCTCGAATTAATTCTCCCATAATAAATCTTTCTGGTTGATCGGTGACTAAATCAGGGGGATAATAATAAGGACCGGGTTCGAGATGGTCTATTAATTGTTTTTGTAATGTCTCTAATCCTTCTCCTGTTAAAGCAGAAAATTTAATTAGTGGCCAATTATAGACTTTCGCTAAGTTTCGATAACTTTCGTCTATTGCTTCATAATCTGAGGGTTGTTGATCTTGTTTATTCAGTCCTAAAATGATTGGAGTTTTTGTCGTTTCTAATAGTTCTTGGATATAGCGATCGCCTCCTCCTGCTTTGACTGAACTATCTACCACAAACAAGATAATATCAACGGCATTAATGGCCGTTTGAGCATTTTTTACTAGGATTTTTCCGAGAGCATGGTGGGGTTTATGAATACCTGGGGTATCCACAAAAATTATTTGT carries:
- the era gene encoding GTPase Era, whose amino-acid sequence is MSSEMPQIFLPTIPIAPDGYKSGFVGIIGRPNVGKSTLMNYLVGQKIAITSAVAQTTRNRLKGILTTPEAQIIFVDTPGIHKPHHALGKILVKNAQTAINAVDIILFVVDSSVKAGGGDRYIQELLETTKTPIILGLNKQDQQPSDYEAIDESYRNLAKVYNWPLIKFSALTGEGLETLQKQLIDHLEPGPYYYPPDLVTDQPERFIMGELIREQILKVTRQEVPHSVAVVIEKVEETPKITKVFAAINVERESQKAIIIGKKGSMLKEIGITAREQIQKLITGEVYLELFVKVEPKWRQSNLRLAEFGYRLEN